GAAGGGGACGCTGAAGCGCAGCTTTTCCAGCATCTTGATGCGCGGCTTCAAAAGAAAATAGGAATTGAAGTAGGCCGCGTTGATCCCGCGGCAGTAGGTGGGGACGATCGGCGTATTCGTCTGCACCGCCAGGCGCACGAAGCCTTTGCGCCGCTCCCAGGGGATGCGCCGCAGGCCGCGCTTGGCGAGCAGGGCCTCGTAGATCCCGCCGGGCGCGAGCATGACCACGTGGTTTTGCTTGAGCAGCCGTACGGCGTTGCGCGGGTCGGCCTTCACCGCCCCGCCCTTCAGGAAGAGCTCGCGCAGCCCCGGGACGTAGAAGAGAAA
This genomic window from Deltaproteobacteria bacterium PRO3 contains:
- a CDS encoding acyltransferase family protein is translated as MQSLHQADPAFLQKLSPAFRLLEKYFRYEVRGLEHIPGKRCLVVMNHGVIPFHGFLLAWKLLKRRRLMARGLGADFLFYVPGLRELFLKGGAVKADPRNAVRLLKQNHVVMLAPGGIYEALLAKRGLRRIPWERRKGFVRLAVQTNTPIVPTYCRGINAAYFNSYFLLKPRIKMLEKLRFSVPF